Genomic DNA from Theobroma cacao cultivar B97-61/B2 chromosome 3, Criollo_cocoa_genome_V2, whole genome shotgun sequence:
TTTTAACTCAACTTTATAAttcctccatttcttttcGAATGAGACCTTAAGAGTAAAGACGAATGTTAATTTTCTGCCCAAGAGGAAGATACCACACATCAATGACCTTGAGTGCCATAATCccttttgtcataatcaaactGGCATGTTGTTAAGTTCCAAGTAATGGTGCAAGACTAGAGCATTCACAAAGGAACATTTGGTGatcattaaaattaatttaatttattaaatgaaattatcaTTATGATATTATTTCAATGTTCggttaataaaaataattttaaaataataacaaaatgataaaaatcttttattataacttaatgaaaatttttaggtttttgaaattcattatctttaaataatatgttattattaaaatattaatatgctttttaatttttttaaattttttcttatattttcattttccttttttaatcttttaatttcattttttttatcaaaagttttattaaaatattaataatatattattgaaATATCAATATAACTTTTTTAgttttccttattttcattttttccccTTCTTTTCCTTCCCCTCTCTATTCGCCACTAGTTAAATCTGTTGTCGCCAGTAATGGAGCATTGGTCTGGTGCTGCTTGCGGCCAGATTTGGCCATAAAAGCATCAATCTGACATTAGCAACCAGATCTCACCGTTGGAGCTGATCTTTTCTCGCAACAgaattgaaaggaaaaaagaaaagaggattTGGCGGAGCTGACGAAGGAGGACGACTGCACTggagttttcttcttttttttttttttttttttataaaaacatacAACGGAGCtttttttagagagagaaaaggtgAGAGGCAGAtgaggaagaaagagaaagaaaaggaatagaaggaaaaaaaacattttatatgGTAGGGTTGGCAATTCTTTGAAATGAGTCGGAgcatttttgacaaaaaaattgtTGGACTCTGTTCCGCAAGGAGCAGAATAGTTATTCtttggttaaaaaataaaccaaaCGAGATAATAAGGGGCTGTTTACTAAACGTCCCCTAAAGGTCTTAATTAGCAATCAAAGGTTCTAAGGTTTAGGGTTTAAAGTCTAGAGTCTTTAAAGTAAGTGCCCTAAAGGCACTTAACAAGCTAAGATTTGAGGGTTTAGAGTTTAAGACTTAGTCTTTAAAGTAAGTGTCAGGGCACAGTGTTGGAGTTAGACACTTGCAATGAAGACCATGGCAACCCTTATCCGCGTACTGGTAGGGGTAGAGTTAGGTACCTTTTATGGAGTTAAAGATGAAAAgtaataaagattaaaattttttagaattaatatgttacatttaaataataataataaaaagatttataataaataataatttatataatatataattaaaaaaataagaaaaaaaatttataaaaaaattatacttaaCAATGTTTCTTGAATTCATAAACTataatacataaaatataaatagttaaacatggtatacaaaatttaatacaatgatttttttttttagatttgaagaaaaaggaaatttgaatACTATTTTTTAAGTAGGAAAATCGTAtatcaatcaataaatcaaTTGCTTGGATATAAATTTATCACCAttgttaaatttataaatagttaaataatataaataaaaaaataaaaaatttatatttattcttaatttcacaTAATAATGGTGACTGGTCCGTGTCAAAGCtcataaatcttttttaaaaaatgaaatgtttttagGTGGTGAGTTACATAGGAGcgaataaagtaaaaataaaaatggtatATCCagcattaaataaaaataaatctcTGCGTCTTTCAAGAATCTCTCAGGTTCAAATCGAAGAGGATATTCCCAAAACTCAGGGTCCCTCTGTATCGCCCACGCATTAAATAAAACTCTGGAATCTTTGGGGATGGTATATCCAGCCACAGTGCAAGTCGTGCTAGGACTACGAGGTACTAGCAAGGGAATAGGCGGATGAAATCGAAAGGTCTCCTTTATTGCTGCATCTAAATAGACAAGTTGAGGAAGATGAGACTCTTCTACAATGTTTCCGGCTCCAACCACTCTGTCCAATTCCTCAACGGCACTTCTCAGTTTATCTGGATGCCGCAGTAACTCTGTCATCGCCCACTCTACAGTAGTGGATGTTGTATCCGTACCGGCGACAATCATATCCTAGATATGAAAAATGTTCAAACTTATTTAGCATATGATCattacaaatattaaaattaattttaaatgtgtcaaaaaaaatttaagttgaAATGAACTAAAAAAGAACATACGATAGATAGTATAAAGaacaacaaaaatcaaaataacatCTACAATATATTACCAAAAAAATActcttatatttataataatactttgacaaaaaaaatacaaatatatagtatatttTTGGTCATTATTACAATCACACACTTTGTAAAATGTACATAGACCACGATCTTGCTTTGTGTAGGACCTTTGTTGGTTCAACAATATATCATATTCAAAGGACAACTAAGataaaaacaacaacaaacaAGAGGAGCtaaagtcaaaataaaaaacaaccACCAATTGTTTTTGTTGAAGAGTGTAAAGTCTGGATTAGATACATACCAACAGCAGAGCCTTAACTTCATTCATGGATAATGAGGATTTATAATCCCCTTGTTGGTTCAACTCCAACAACAGTTGCAGAAAATCCTTGCTTTGTTCCTTGTTCTTGCCCTCTCCGATATCGGGTTGATCAACCTTTCTTCTGTGTGCTATCACTGAttccaaaatctcatccatccACTTCAAAGCCTTCTTCATTCTAGATTGATATCCTTGTAAATCGAAGCGggtaagaaaaggaaagagatcAGAAATGTTAGGAGCTCCTAACAATTCAACAAACTCTACCACAACTTGCCTGAACTCAATCCCAAGCCTGCTTCTTTCCTCTCCATTCAGTGAACCACCCCACAGCATGCTTACTATCACATTTAGATTGGTAAGGAACATTTGATCACCAATGTTAACTGGTGAGCCAACCTTCCCGTAAATATCTTTCACCATTTCTCGAACCTCTCGTCGACGCAGCGCATAGCAATTATCAAGGCTTGTATTGCTCATAATTTCACGAACAACAAGCCTTCGCAGCTTACGCCATTCGGGGCCATTAGATCTCCATGCCATGTCACATCCACCATACGTGCCGATTATAGCTACCGTAGGAGGGTCACGGTTAGCAAAGATAGCATCGTGGTCCTTGAGGACCTCTTTGGCAACTGAAGCTGAACTTACAACTATGCAGATCTTGCTTCCGAGCTGAAGTTTGATAATAGGGCCATGGATTTGAGACAGTTTGGAAATGTATCGATGCAAATCAGGTTGGAGGAGAGGAAGGTTTCCTAGTATAGGCAAGCCTGGAGGACCTGGTGGCAAGGGCGGCACGCTCTTGGTGAATTTCTGAACCCACCATGCATAGCAGGCAATGGCTAGTGCGGCTGCCAAAAGAGTTGCTGCCTCTCTGATGATGGTATGCTCAGCGTTATCATTGCTGCACCATGACAAGCCCCCGCAGGCTAGAACAGCAACCTTACTGGCGAGATTTGGCATGATTATTTACTTAGTCgcactttttttgttttctcaaaCAGTTGAGTCGCACTTCCAGAATGTGTTTATTTGGAAGATATAAAGCGCAAGAAGCAAACTTTTAGGTCCGACGCTTGTGGATATGCTTATCCACCGACTGTACATTATGGCAGTGTATATTGTCCACCAAAATATAACACTTgaggtaaaattaaaattcattaaagacttaaaaataaatattaataatattttttaaaaaaactttttttctctctccaactTCCTctcaattgttttttttttttaatctttccaactccatcatcttcttttcctctttttcttccattaagattaaatttgataaaattatgaaattcaaGAGCGATGataattaaaagtttttaCTTTCTCTATAAACTCTCCTCCATGACTTCTTTCCCTTTGCACTATTATCATCTTTACTTGTTCCTAGATTTAGATCTAAGGCGATTGCAGAAACAATATAACATACCTAACTTATGTCTAGTACCATAAGAActaatcaaaatgaaaatcttgCATGTCTCATGTTTTAAGGAATCAAGATTGTTAAATCAATCCATGAGtactctttaaaaaaaaaatcaatccatGAGTTCTTTCattataaaacatataaaaaagtaataacCCATTATGATCCTATGAAAATATCTAATTGAATCGATAACAATAATATAGACTAAAGACTTTCAATCTCAAATCTCACACtctaaattgaaaatttcattgTCGATTTTATATCTTAATCAATTACATGTAAAGTAAAGCTGAACTTGAATAAATTGTGGATTGTTTAAAGAGAACAAGAGAAAGGTAAGAGGGAAAAGTGGATTAGAGTTTAGGGAGAAagttactttttctttttgcactTTAAACtccaaaggaaaaaacaactttaaactgaaaagaagaaaaaaaaagatcctAAAGATTTTTTAGAGAGACATGGAAGATTTGtaaaaatttttgagattAGAAAGGTTAGAGAGAAACATGGAACAGATTTTAGagagagtaaaaaaaaattaattttttacttcattaaatgttaaaactttttaatatttagtttTAGGTCCCTAATGAATTCTGGTTTTATCTCATTAATAAAGTGGTACATTTTGGTGGCTTGACAGATACACTGTCAATACATTAAATATAAACCTTTataattatagaaaaaaaataaaaatttctttgcttgatatttttattttttatgttttaaaagataaataaaacaGAATAAAAcacacaaaaatattaatcaataGCAATctaatgatattttatttctatagCATAATTTACTTTTCTGTCTAACATCTCTATCTCAATATATACGTGCTGTTGGTTATTCGCCATTGAATTTATATCTCAATATTAATGGTGGTTGGGGCCAAGCAAGTGCAGATACCGACATTGGTTGGGGCCAAGCAAGAGCAGATACCGACAATATGGGGTTCTGGCAGGTGATCTGGTTCCAGAGGGCAGTAGCCCTGGTAGTTGTTGAAGCCTTGGAATTTTTATTCCCTTCCCTGGTAGTTGTAGTTACTTTGCTGATCAATAAAAATGATCATATGTGGATTGCACATGTAGAatatatgtataatttttaatgCAGTAGGTATATAATTTGAAAACTAAGCagttctttaaaaaaaattcaaaagaattcATTAAAACATACTCTAAACACacttataatatttaaaagatattttttaatatactaaaaatcgttaaaaaaattaatacgAGCATATTTAGCTCGAGAACAtttgaataaataatatattaattaatgaaattaaacgaaattaaatagaataaataattaatgacCTTTGCCAACTTcacaatattataaatttttagtacaaaaaaatgttattttcttaataaaattattaagtgtaatcatataaataaagtttattataagttacagtaatgcttatgtataaattaaatatatgtatatgtataatattttactttattatgtatatatgaaattaatgataCAACTTATATGtttaatgttttatatcaaagtttgtataaataataactacttataaataatatgttataaaagcTAAGGTGATAATTAATAAGATTATTaagtgtaatcatataaataaagtttattgTAAGTTATAGTAATgcttatatataaattaaatatatataaatatttatacaattatatatatattcataacattttatataaCGAGCTATTACCAATGTGTAATAATTacaacatattaatatgtaggatatttattatcatatattataatattatcatatattataatattaacatataaattatatcCTTTAAGAtatataacttgtaatttcatattaatacaaatttataaataaatatataattaaaattaaattactataattataatttgtacacgtatatataataaattaatacattttaaatatattattaactAAGTTTACCatcaattcttcttaatatatatataaaaaatattatatatataaatatatatataaaaacttaGTTTGGTTTTTTGGGTGTGGATTGgtctaaaaatttaaaatcaagaaCCGACCAAAAAACCAATTAGACCAAACATTTTAAACTAATTGATCCAATAAACCAA
This window encodes:
- the LOC18605394 gene encoding geraniol 8-hydroxylase isoform X1 — its product is MPNLASKVAVLACGGLSWCSNDNAEHTIIREAATLLAAALAIACYAWWVQKFTKSVPPLPPGPPGLPILGNLPLLQPDLHRYISKLSQIHGPIIKLQLGSKICIVVSSASVAKEVLKDHDAIFANRDPPTVAIIGTYGGCDMAWRSNGPEWRKLRRLVVREIMSNTSLDNCYALRRREVREMVKDIYGKVGSPVNIGDQMFLTNLNVIVSMLWGGSLNGEERSRLGIEFRQVVVEFVELLGAPNISDLFPFLTRFDLQGYQSRMKKALKWMDEILESVIAHRRKVDQPDIGEGKNKEQSKDFLQLLLELNQQGDYKSSLSMNEVKALLLDMIVAGTDTTSTTVEWAMTELLRHPDKLRSAVEELDRVVGAGNIVEESHLPQLVYLDAAIKETFRFHPPIPLLVPRSPSTTCTVAGYTIPKDSRVLFNAWAIQRDPEFWEYPLRFEPERFLKDAEKGNYQGNNFHFIPFGSGRRICAGIPLADKMVTNVLATLLHSFEWKTPDGTKPDIHEKFGFALKKTEPLVAIPAARLSSSEQYQ